A stretch of DNA from Acinetobacter sp. C26M:
GATATTCTAAATCAATAGTATGATCATCGTTCGGTGTCAGGCTAAATGCAGCCCCACCCGCACGAATTTTTTGCTTGCTATAACCACCATAGATTTCATCTTCATCACGTTGAGAATACAAACCATTAGCTTTAAAAGACAAAAGATTCGCAATCAAAGGACCTGCAATATACGCATTGGTTTGGTATTGATTACCTGAGTCAGAATTTTCCTGTAATGTGGTATCAAGCTTGATTGATCCAGTCCATTCATTGCTATTTTTTTTGGTAATGATATTAATCACACCACCCATTGCATCTGAACCGTATAGACCTGACATAGGACCACGGATCACTTCAATGCGTTCGATCGCACCGATATTTGGCAACCATCCCTGCTCAATACCAGAGTTATCACTATTTGGTCGTACAGAGCGAGTATTTACCTTTTTACCGTCAACCATAATCACGGTATAAGCACTGCCCATTCCCCGAATACTGATATCACTTGAGCTACCACCACCCGTGACCACTACCCCTGGGACATCTTTAAGTGCATCAGTCACATCACGATATGCTTTTTTATTGATTTCTTCTTGTGTAAGAACAGAAATAGACGCTGCGGCTTTTTTAATATCTTGTTCGAATCCGCTTGCTGTTACCACAATTTTTTCGAGTTGAACAGCATCTTTATTTGTTTGAGTTTCTGCTGCATGTGCAACTGTCATCATACCGCTCAACACAGAAATTGTGAGTAGTGATTGACGTACTATTGTATTGGACATATTCCCACCTGATTCAGAAAAAATCTTAAGATTTGCTTAAAAATTCATGAGAATTCTAACAAAAAACAAATAAAACTCAATAAAAATGATAATTATTATTATTTATATATTCACTTTGTTTTATATACATCTATTTATGAAATAAAAGAAAATGTTTTAATTTTTGATTAAATAATAAAAAAAGCCCTCGAAAGGGCTTTTAAAAATACAATAAATTTCCAGCAATTATTTAAAATAAGCGCCTTCTGCTTGCGTATGATCGGTTTGATCCACTACACGCTGTAATTCAGGCACATGCTGTCTTAACGTAGTTTCGACACCTTGCTTCAAGGTGACATCAATCGCAGAACAACCTTGGCAACCACCACCAAATTTCAATACAGCAGTCAGACCATGTTCTGGATCATTATTCACTTCGACCAAACTACAATTACCGCCATGTCCTTCTAGACCTGGATTAATTTCAGATTGCAGTACATAGGTAATACGCTCTTCAATTGAAGCATCTGGACCGACACGCGGTACTTTTGAGTTTGGTGCACGGAATGTTAACTGACCACCAAAACGATCTTTGTTGTAGTCAATTACGGCGTCAACCAAATACGGAATTGATGGTGCATCAACATAAGCAGGAAAATTAGGATAATCCTGTTTATAGTCTGTCGGCACCACTTCTTCAGGTGCGCTATATGCCATACAACATTCAGCACGTGGAGTACCTGGATGCTCTACAAAAACACGAACGCCAATTCCTGGGGTATTTTGCTTTGCTAATAAATCACCTAAATACTCTTGTGCAGATGGAGTAATTAAAAGGTTTGGAATTTCTTCTGCGACAGCAGTGTTGG
This window harbors:
- the nfuA gene encoding Fe-S biogenesis protein NfuA, which encodes MSTENTNTAVAEEIPNLLITPSAQEYLGDLLAKQNTPGIGVRVFVEHPGTPRAECCMAYSAPEEVVPTDYKQDYPNFPAYVDAPSIPYLVDAVIDYNKDRFGGQLTFRAPNSKVPRVGPDASIEERITYVLQSEINPGLEGHGGNCSLVEVNNDPEHGLTAVLKFGGGCQGCSAIDVTLKQGVETTLRQHVPELQRVVDQTDHTQAEGAYFK